In a single window of the Magnolia sinica isolate HGM2019 chromosome 7, MsV1, whole genome shotgun sequence genome:
- the LOC131251122 gene encoding ADP-ribosylation factor 2-like gives MGLTFTKLFSRLFAKKEMRILMVGLDAAGKTTILYKLKLGEIVTTIPTIGFNVETVEYKNISFTVWDVGGQDKIRPLWRHYFQNTQGLIFVVDSNDRDRVVEARDELHRMLNEDELREAVLLVFANKQDLPNAMNAAEITDKLGLHSLRQRHWYIQSACATTGEGLYEGLDWLSNNIANKA, from the exons ATGGGGCTGACATTCACGAAGCTTTTCAGCCGTCTGTTCGCGAAGAAGGAGATGAGAATCCTGATGGTGGGCCTCGACGCCGCTGGTAAAACCACCATTCTGTACAAGCTCAAGCTTGGAGAGATCGTCACCACCATCCCCACCATCG GTTTCAATGTAGAAACTGTGGAATATAAGAATATCAGCTTCACTGTTTGGGATGTTGGGGGTCAAGATAAG ATCAGACCACTATGGAGGCACTATTTCCAAAACACACAGGGCCTTATTTTTGTTGTTGACAGCAATGACAGAGACCGTGTCGTTGAGGCAAGGGATGAGCTCCACAGGATGCTTAATGAG GATGAATTGCGAGAGGCCGTGTTGCTTGTTTTTGCTAACAAGCAGGACCTTCCTAATGCAATGAATGCTGCTGAAATCACTGATAAGCTTGGCTTGCATTCCCTACGCCAGCGACACTG gtACATCCAAAGTGCATGCGCTACAACTGGTGAGGGATTGTATGAAGGGCTTGATTGGCTCTCCAACAACATTGCGAACAAG GCTTGA